One Halobacterium sp. DL1 DNA window includes the following coding sequences:
- a CDS encoding molybdopterin dehydrogenase, translated as MYPDSFDYYRPDSVDEALALMDEHAMDSPAILSGGHSLVPTIKSGLASPDVIVDIGEIDEITGIEEREDHVHIGACTRYSDVVGHDTVEEHVPVLEEATSEIGDTQVRNRGTVGGNIAHADPASDLPAVVVATDATIHAQGPEGTRELAADDFFLSVYMTSLGPDEILTGIDFPKLENGVAAYEKKPSPSSGYAMVGVAARLEFDGETVSEAGIAANGALDRAVRLDAVEAELEGSEPTTDAISTAAEAATDEYGADEMMDDIQADGAYRAQLLESYTRRALETAVDRR; from the coding sequence ATGTACCCCGACTCCTTCGACTACTACCGGCCCGACTCCGTCGACGAGGCGCTTGCGCTGATGGACGAACACGCCATGGACAGTCCGGCAATCCTCTCGGGCGGTCACAGCCTCGTGCCGACCATCAAGTCGGGGCTGGCGTCCCCGGACGTCATCGTCGACATCGGCGAGATAGACGAGATTACGGGCATCGAGGAACGCGAAGACCACGTCCACATCGGCGCGTGCACCCGGTACTCGGACGTCGTCGGCCACGACACCGTCGAGGAGCACGTCCCCGTTCTCGAGGAGGCCACGAGCGAGATCGGCGACACGCAGGTCCGCAACCGCGGCACGGTCGGGGGGAACATCGCCCACGCCGACCCCGCCTCGGACCTGCCGGCCGTCGTGGTAGCGACGGACGCGACGATTCACGCCCAGGGCCCCGAGGGCACCCGGGAACTCGCTGCGGACGACTTCTTCCTCAGCGTCTACATGACGTCGCTCGGCCCGGACGAGATTCTCACCGGCATCGACTTCCCGAAACTGGAGAACGGCGTGGCGGCCTACGAGAAGAAGCCAAGTCCGTCCTCGGGTTACGCGATGGTCGGCGTCGCGGCGCGCCTCGAGTTCGACGGCGAGACGGTCTCCGAGGCGGGCATCGCCGCCAACGGCGCCCTCGACCGGGCAGTCCGACTCGACGCGGTCGAAGCGGAACTCGAGGGGAGCGAACCGACGACGGACGCCATCTCGACGGCCGCCGAGGCGGCGACGGACGAGTACGGTGCCGACGAGATGATGGACGACATCCAGGCCGATGGCGCGTACCGCGCGCAACTCCTGGAGTCGTACACCCGGCGGGCGCTCGAGACCGCGGTCGACCGGCGATAG
- a CDS encoding amino acid ABC transporter ATP-binding protein has product MPLLQTKGLTKRFGSFAAVDSVDYHVNEGEIASIIGPNGAGKTTFFNLITGEYEASEGTITFGGSDVTDLEPYERVQRGIGRVFQISNVFPELTTFENVRLAVQSRETDGQRGIMQKVTDDQEIIDETHDILEELKLHENRQTVAANLSYGNKRRLEIGMAIALDPALLLLDEPTAGLPEEEMHEVSEFIRSVSDDHTILLVEHKMDVVMGLSDRISVLHEGELIADGTVDEIRNNERVQSVYLGEDSIYA; this is encoded by the coding sequence ATGCCACTACTGCAAACAAAAGGACTAACGAAGCGATTCGGCTCGTTCGCCGCCGTCGACTCGGTGGACTACCACGTCAACGAGGGCGAGATCGCGAGCATCATCGGCCCGAACGGGGCCGGCAAGACGACGTTCTTCAATCTCATCACCGGCGAGTACGAGGCGTCAGAAGGGACCATCACGTTCGGCGGGTCGGACGTCACCGACCTCGAACCGTACGAGCGCGTCCAGCGCGGGATTGGGCGCGTGTTCCAGATATCGAACGTCTTCCCCGAGCTGACCACTTTCGAGAACGTGCGGCTGGCGGTCCAGTCTCGCGAGACGGACGGCCAACGAGGGATCATGCAGAAGGTCACCGACGACCAGGAGATCATCGACGAGACCCACGACATCCTCGAGGAGCTGAAACTCCACGAGAACCGCCAGACGGTGGCGGCCAATCTCTCGTACGGGAACAAGCGACGCCTCGAGATCGGGATGGCCATCGCGCTCGACCCGGCGTTGCTGTTGCTCGACGAGCCGACGGCCGGCCTCCCGGAGGAGGAGATGCACGAGGTGTCGGAGTTCATCCGCTCGGTGTCCGACGACCACACCATCCTCCTCGTGGAGCACAAGATGGACGTCGTGATGGGGCTCTCCGACCGCATCTCCGTCCTCCACGAGGGCGAACTGATCGCGGACGGCACTGTCGACGAAATCCGCAACAATGAGCGCGTCCAGAGCGTCTACCTCGGGGAGGACAGCATCTATGCTTGA
- a CDS encoding cyclase: MADIVDLTQEIYEGQPVYHTHQQTVTWRDTSFEDIDYMLRKELDDDPPFTFETNALLICEHGPTHVDAPRHYSEDGDSIEEMSLDTFRSPGKAIDVSHRGPGEYITADDIEAACEDAGVTVEEGDTVLLRTGHYDETHPTREYSANYPGLDKAATQWLVDHGVVNFGVDQPSPDTPDDPTYPCHTLCREHDLPHMENLRNIDEVVGEEFTFLGLPLPIRDGTGSPIRAVAIREE; the protein is encoded by the coding sequence ATGGCTGACATCGTCGACCTCACTCAGGAGATATACGAGGGGCAACCAGTGTACCACACCCACCAGCAGACGGTGACGTGGCGGGACACTTCCTTCGAGGACATCGACTACATGCTCCGCAAGGAACTTGACGACGACCCGCCGTTCACGTTCGAGACGAACGCCCTGCTCATCTGCGAGCACGGCCCGACGCACGTCGACGCCCCACGGCACTACAGCGAGGACGGCGACTCCATCGAGGAGATGTCCCTCGACACGTTCCGCTCCCCCGGGAAGGCCATCGACGTTTCGCACCGTGGGCCGGGTGAGTACATCACGGCTGACGACATCGAGGCCGCCTGCGAGGACGCCGGGGTGACTGTCGAGGAGGGGGACACCGTCCTGCTCAGGACGGGTCACTACGACGAGACCCACCCGACGCGGGAGTACTCGGCGAACTACCCAGGGCTGGACAAAGCGGCGACCCAGTGGCTCGTCGACCACGGCGTCGTCAACTTCGGCGTGGACCAGCCGAGCCCCGACACGCCCGACGACCCGACCTACCCCTGCCACACGCTCTGCCGGGAGCACGACCTCCCACACATGGAGAACCTCCGGAACATCGACGAAGTCGTCGGCGAGGAGTTCACGTTCCTCGGCCTCCCGCTCCCCATCCGCGACGGCACCGGTTCGCCCATCCGCGCTGTCGCCATCCGCGAGGAGTGA
- a CDS encoding universal stress protein UspA: MYRVLVAVGDDEDRVTKQVEFVKSLPGTADEVEVTVVHAVENRKGSRDLQKPDRIQSVRHADRTLTEAGYSVTEEDAREDPVEGIVTVADDIDADLVVLGGRKRSPAGKAVFGSVTQSVILTTDRPVAVTGT; the protein is encoded by the coding sequence ATGTACCGGGTACTCGTGGCGGTCGGCGACGACGAGGACAGAGTGACCAAACAGGTCGAGTTCGTGAAGTCGCTACCGGGGACGGCGGACGAGGTGGAGGTCACCGTCGTCCACGCCGTCGAGAACCGGAAGGGGTCCCGCGACCTCCAGAAACCGGACCGCATCCAGTCGGTCCGCCACGCCGACCGTACGCTCACCGAGGCCGGCTACAGCGTGACCGAGGAGGACGCCCGGGAGGACCCCGTGGAAGGCATCGTCACCGTCGCCGACGACATCGACGCCGACCTCGTCGTGCTGGGTGGTCGGAAACGAAGTCCCGCCGGAAAGGCGGTGTTCGGCAGCGTCACGCAGTCCGTCATCCTCACGACCGACCGCCCCGTGGCGGTCACCGGCACCTGA
- a CDS encoding methylmalonate-semialdehyde dehydrogenase has protein sequence MSDLEPLTEEEQVQNYVGGGWQSPTGEDGQPVVNPATNEELGYVGYSSESDVDDAVQRGQEAFESWSKRPVEERIQPLFAFKQLLEDNQDELAEVLVQEHGKNVHEARGELRRGIENVEVACGIPSMMQAGSLPNAAPNIDETAVRRPLGVFTAITPFNFPGMIPLWFLPYAVATGNSFILKPSEQDPLVAEKIFELIDKAGFPDGVVQLVHGSVDTVNTLLEHEGIAGVSFVGSTPVARHVYETAAEHGKRVQSQGGAKNHVIVTESADLEFAAQKTVSSSYACGGERCLANDVALVEESVYEEFTDLVVEAAENQTVGYGLDEDTDIGALITPDHVDSVRNYIETGVQEGADLLVDGRDVTVEGYENGNFLGPTVFGDVTEDMVIAREEVFGPVLALASVEDVDAGIERLNTSDFGNAASLFTGRGADARKFRHEADVGNLGVNVGTSAPMAFFHFGGRKDSFFGDLHAQGEDMIHFYTDKHVYIERWPDA, from the coding sequence ATGAGCGATCTGGAGCCCCTGACGGAGGAGGAACAGGTGCAGAACTACGTCGGTGGTGGGTGGCAGTCACCGACAGGAGAGGACGGTCAGCCGGTCGTGAACCCGGCGACCAACGAGGAACTCGGCTACGTCGGTTACAGCTCCGAGAGCGACGTCGACGACGCCGTACAGCGCGGCCAGGAGGCGTTCGAGAGCTGGAGCAAGCGGCCCGTCGAGGAGCGCATCCAGCCGCTGTTCGCGTTCAAGCAACTGCTCGAGGACAATCAGGACGAACTCGCGGAGGTCCTCGTCCAGGAGCACGGCAAGAACGTCCACGAGGCGCGGGGTGAACTCCGCCGGGGTATCGAGAACGTCGAGGTGGCCTGTGGCATCCCGTCGATGATGCAGGCCGGTTCGCTCCCGAACGCGGCACCGAACATCGACGAGACGGCTGTCCGGCGGCCGCTCGGCGTGTTCACTGCCATCACGCCGTTCAACTTCCCGGGGATGATTCCGCTCTGGTTCCTCCCGTACGCTGTCGCCACCGGGAACAGCTTCATCCTCAAGCCCAGTGAGCAGGACCCGCTGGTCGCCGAGAAGATCTTCGAACTCATCGACAAGGCCGGCTTCCCGGACGGCGTCGTCCAGCTCGTCCACGGGAGCGTGGACACGGTGAACACGCTGCTCGAACACGAGGGCATCGCGGGCGTCTCCTTCGTCGGCAGCACGCCCGTCGCACGGCACGTCTACGAGACGGCAGCCGAGCACGGCAAGCGCGTGCAGTCCCAGGGCGGTGCGAAGAACCACGTCATCGTCACGGAGAGCGCGGACCTGGAGTTCGCCGCCCAGAAGACCGTCTCCTCGTCGTACGCCTGCGGCGGGGAGCGCTGTCTCGCGAACGACGTCGCGCTCGTCGAGGAGTCCGTCTACGAGGAGTTCACGGACCTCGTCGTGGAGGCCGCGGAGAACCAGACGGTCGGGTACGGTCTGGACGAGGACACCGACATCGGGGCGCTCATCACCCCCGACCACGTCGACTCCGTCCGGAACTACATCGAGACCGGTGTCCAGGAGGGCGCCGACCTGCTCGTCGACGGCCGCGACGTCACCGTCGAGGGCTACGAGAACGGCAACTTCCTCGGCCCGACCGTCTTCGGCGACGTGACCGAGGACATGGTCATCGCCCGCGAGGAGGTGTTCGGACCGGTGCTCGCCCTCGCCTCCGTCGAGGACGTCGACGCCGGCATCGAGCGCCTCAACACCAGCGACTTCGGGAACGCCGCCAGCCTGTTCACGGGCCGTGGCGCCGACGCCCGGAAGTTCCGTCACGAGGCTGACGTCGGGAACCTCGGTGTCAACGTCGGGACGTCCGCGCCGATGGCGTTCTTCCACTTCGGCGGCCGCAAGGACTCGTTCTTCGGCGACCTGCACGCCCAGGGCGAGGACATGATCCACTTCTACACCGACAAGCACGTCTACATCGAGCGCTGGCCGGACGCCTGA
- a CDS encoding carbon-monoxide dehydrogenase: MTEFTEGESIGDSMERREDLELITGHGDYLDDLKRPGMLYVSFVRSEYAHARIEDIDTEAAEAHDDVVAVFTHEDVEAAGVPGDIPQIYRVPNLTETEHLLFARDKVRYQGKPVAAVVATDRYAAHNALDLVDVNYERLETVTDPVEAANEDAPTLHEERPDNVAFTWGTGDEEAVEEAFEAADRTVSFEYENQRIVPNALEPRGALAEYDPYDEQLTVHTPSQQPFLHKTMLADVLDHPERKVRVQAPNIGGGFGSKSMVYPDEVATAFCAMQLDQPVKWVETRGEAFQADEHGRGQYVEAEAAVDEDGRMTGLRVESTADMGGELGSKGCLAPSTTFGLLLSGQYEIPAIRFDSTAVYTNRTPTGVYRGVGRAEAICTLERLVDKIARELDVDPAEYRRDHLIEPDQFPYETGLGSTYDSGDYEKALDKALDMADYEELRERQAELREEDRYLGIGISCFIESGGLAPSSLSEMFGMGLPDAAVKSSYWESSTIRVHGSGEVTAYVGTASPGTGVETTHSQIVADKLGIEVDDVSLYEGKDTDRVPDGTGSVGSRSAPVGGGAIKHSIDKVVQKATEIAAHHLEASPEDVEFEDGEFYVSGAPGRSMSLQAIATESQVATELPEDMEPGLEATSYYDPENFTWAFGTHVVVVEVDGETGEVELLDYIGVDDCGVQINPQVVEGQIQGGIAQGIGQALYEGAVYDDNGNLLTGAFQDYTVPKTTLMPDLTLDSTETPSPHNPLGVKGVAESGTIGATPAVANAVVDALEPFGVENVEMPMTDRRVWHAIQDAEEGS; the protein is encoded by the coding sequence ATGACTGAGTTCACCGAGGGCGAGTCCATCGGCGACTCCATGGAGCGCCGCGAGGACCTGGAACTCATCACCGGCCACGGCGACTACCTCGACGACCTGAAGCGGCCGGGGATGCTGTACGTGTCCTTCGTGCGCAGCGAGTACGCCCACGCCCGCATCGAGGACATCGACACGGAGGCCGCCGAGGCCCACGACGACGTGGTCGCCGTGTTCACGCACGAGGACGTCGAGGCCGCGGGCGTCCCGGGCGACATCCCCCAGATCTACCGCGTGCCGAATCTCACCGAGACCGAACACCTCCTGTTCGCCCGCGACAAGGTCCGCTACCAGGGGAAGCCGGTCGCTGCCGTCGTCGCGACGGACCGCTACGCGGCGCACAACGCCCTCGACCTCGTGGACGTGAACTACGAGCGACTGGAGACCGTCACCGACCCCGTCGAGGCGGCCAACGAGGACGCGCCGACGCTCCACGAGGAGCGACCCGACAACGTCGCGTTCACGTGGGGGACCGGCGACGAGGAGGCCGTCGAGGAGGCGTTCGAGGCGGCCGACCGGACGGTCAGCTTCGAGTACGAGAACCAGCGCATCGTCCCGAACGCACTCGAACCGCGGGGCGCGCTCGCCGAGTACGACCCGTACGACGAGCAGTTGACGGTCCACACGCCGAGCCAGCAGCCGTTCCTCCACAAGACGATGCTCGCGGACGTCCTCGACCACCCCGAGCGAAAGGTCAGGGTGCAGGCGCCGAACATCGGCGGCGGGTTCGGGAGCAAGTCGATGGTCTACCCCGACGAGGTGGCGACCGCGTTCTGCGCGATGCAGCTGGACCAGCCCGTGAAGTGGGTCGAGACGCGCGGTGAAGCGTTCCAGGCCGACGAACACGGCCGCGGTCAGTACGTCGAGGCCGAGGCCGCCGTCGACGAGGACGGCCGGATGACCGGTCTGCGCGTCGAATCCACCGCCGACATGGGCGGCGAACTCGGGTCGAAGGGCTGTCTCGCACCGTCGACGACGTTCGGCCTGCTGCTGTCGGGCCAGTACGAGATTCCCGCCATCCGCTTCGACAGCACCGCGGTGTACACGAACCGGACGCCGACGGGCGTCTACCGCGGCGTCGGGCGGGCGGAGGCCATCTGCACGCTCGAACGACTGGTCGACAAAATCGCCCGCGAACTCGACGTCGACCCGGCGGAGTACCGCCGCGACCACCTAATCGAACCCGACCAGTTCCCCTACGAAACCGGCCTGGGAAGCACCTACGACAGCGGCGACTACGAGAAGGCCCTCGACAAGGCCCTCGACATGGCCGACTACGAGGAACTCCGCGAGCGGCAGGCGGAGCTCCGCGAGGAGGACCGGTATCTCGGCATCGGCATCTCCTGTTTCATCGAGTCCGGCGGCCTCGCGCCGTCGAGTCTCTCCGAGATGTTCGGAATGGGGCTCCCGGACGCCGCCGTGAAATCGAGCTACTGGGAGTCCAGCACCATCCGGGTCCACGGCTCCGGCGAGGTTACCGCCTACGTCGGGACGGCGAGCCCGGGCACCGGCGTCGAGACGACCCACAGCCAGATCGTCGCGGACAAACTCGGCATCGAGGTCGACGACGTCTCCCTCTACGAGGGGAAGGACACAGACAGGGTTCCCGACGGCACGGGGAGCGTCGGCTCCCGGAGCGCCCCGGTTGGCGGTGGCGCCATCAAGCACAGCATCGACAAGGTCGTCCAGAAGGCGACCGAGATAGCGGCCCACCACCTCGAGGCGAGTCCGGAGGACGTCGAGTTCGAGGACGGCGAGTTCTACGTCTCCGGGGCGCCCGGCCGGTCGATGTCGCTGCAGGCCATCGCTACGGAGTCCCAGGTCGCGACGGAACTCCCGGAGGACATGGAACCGGGTCTCGAAGCGACGTCGTACTACGACCCCGAGAACTTCACCTGGGCGTTCGGCACGCACGTCGTCGTCGTCGAAGTCGACGGCGAGACGGGCGAGGTGGAACTGCTCGACTACATCGGCGTCGACGACTGCGGCGTCCAGATCAACCCCCAGGTCGTCGAGGGCCAGATCCAGGGCGGCATCGCGCAGGGCATCGGCCAGGCGCTTTACGAGGGCGCGGTGTACGACGACAACGGGAACCTGCTCACGGGGGCGTTCCAGGACTACACGGTTCCGAAGACGACACTCATGCCAGACCTCACACTCGACAGCACCGAGACACCGAGTCCACACAACCCGCTCGGCGTGAAGGGCGTCGCCGAGTCCGGGACCATCGGCGCGACGCCGGCGGTGGCGAACGCCGTCGTGGACGCGCTCGAACCGTTCGGCGTCGAGAACGTCGAGATGCCGATGACCGACAGGCGCGTCTGGCACGCGATTCAGGACGCGGAGGAGGGGTCGTAA
- a CDS encoding branched-chain amino acid ABC transporter ATP-binding protein has translation MSASRASTSGRTASMLEVSDVDAYYGETQVLFDVNLNVEPGEVVSIVGRNGVGKTTTLRSILNLAEVKDGTITFRGDDITRMDTQDIASRGIGYAPEERDIFAGLTVRENLKMAATSMSASRTEKRMEAVTERFPKLRELYESKGGHLSGGEQQMLTIARALMEDNEIILIDEPTEGLAPRIAEDVRDAIADLKGEKTVLLVEQSTKLVYELSDRIYGMVDGEVVYEGTPDEAEDTGRVKELLTIQ, from the coding sequence ATGAGCGCGTCCAGAGCGTCTACCTCGGGGAGGACAGCATCTATGCTTGAGGTCTCGGACGTAGACGCCTACTACGGGGAGACCCAGGTCCTGTTCGACGTGAACCTCAACGTGGAGCCGGGCGAGGTCGTCTCCATCGTCGGGCGGAACGGCGTCGGGAAGACGACGACGCTCCGGTCGATCCTCAACCTCGCCGAGGTCAAGGACGGCACGATCACGTTCCGGGGCGACGACATCACCCGGATGGACACCCAAGACATCGCGAGCCGGGGGATTGGCTACGCCCCCGAGGAGCGGGACATCTTCGCCGGACTGACCGTGCGGGAGAACCTGAAGATGGCCGCGACGTCGATGTCCGCCTCCCGGACCGAGAAGCGCATGGAGGCAGTGACCGAGCGATTCCCGAAGCTCCGGGAGCTGTACGAGAGCAAGGGCGGCCACCTGAGCGGCGGCGAGCAGCAGATGTTGACCATCGCTCGCGCGCTGATGGAGGACAACGAGATCATCCTCATCGACGAACCCACCGAGGGACTGGCGCCCCGCATCGCCGAGGACGTCAGGGACGCTATCGCCGACCTGAAAGGCGAGAAGACGGTCCTACTGGTCGAGCAGTCGACGAAGCTGGTGTACGAACTGTCCGACCGAATCTACGGGATGGTCGACGGCGAAGTCGTCTACGAGGGGACGCCCGACGAGGCCGAGGACACCGGCCGCGTGAAGGAACTGCTGACCATCCAGTAG
- a CDS encoding carbon monoxide dehydrogenase, whose product MARHDITLTVNGEEQTLSVDSETLLVHALREELDYTGPKVGCQSTMCGACTVQLNGDPVKSCTLFAVQADGREVTTVEGLGDQDDLHPLQESFREEHGLQCGYCTPGMLMTADGLLEENPDPDREEIREALEGNICRCTGYENIVNAVESAAAKGEGGSDD is encoded by the coding sequence ATGGCAAGACACGACATAACACTCACTGTAAACGGGGAAGAGCAGACGCTTTCGGTAGACTCGGAGACGCTGCTCGTCCACGCGCTTCGCGAGGAACTCGACTACACGGGGCCGAAGGTGGGCTGCCAGAGCACGATGTGTGGCGCCTGCACGGTGCAACTCAACGGCGACCCGGTCAAGTCGTGCACCCTCTTCGCCGTCCAAGCCGACGGGCGCGAGGTGACCACCGTCGAGGGACTCGGTGATCAGGACGACCTCCATCCACTCCAGGAGAGCTTCCGGGAAGAACACGGCCTCCAGTGTGGCTACTGCACGCCGGGGATGTTGATGACTGCCGATGGCCTCCTCGAGGAGAACCCAGACCCCGACCGTGAGGAGATCCGGGAGGCCCTCGAAGGGAACATCTGCCGCTGCACCGGCTACGAGAACATCGTCAACGCCGTCGAGTCGGCGGCCGCGAAAGGGGAGGGCGGGAGCGATGACTGA
- a CDS encoding histidinol dehydrogenase (catalyzes the oxidation of L-histidinol to L-histidinaldehyde and then to L-histidine in histidine biosynthesis; functions as a dimer), with product MSQSLTYLKETERKALEIPEDVTDSVHDILSEVRESGDDAIREFTRRWDDVERDDLRVGDEEIQAAHDDLSADEKETIDHTIANVHRFHEEQREHLQSFEKEFQEGVHLGQRIVPIETAGVYIPGGRHPLVAAPAMSIVPAKVAGVDRVVACAPPQSDGSIQSAQLYAMDQAGADDIFVAGGAQAIGAMAYGTDTIPAVDKVAGPGNIFTTEAKRQVYGHVGIDFLAGPTEVLIIADETVDAGLVATDLLAQAEHDPNSRAVLIDLDEDHANAVVDELHDQLPGIRTEDVARESWEENGEVIVADDRDAAVEAANDYAMEHLQLMVENPRELVDDLRNYGSLFIGEHSPVVFGDKAVGTNHSLPTLEVSKYSGGIWVGTYLKTLTHQEATREGAGEVAKWAARICELEGTHAHQLSAEARLLDDE from the coding sequence GTGTCACAATCTCTAACATACCTGAAGGAAACCGAGCGCAAAGCTCTCGAGATTCCGGAGGACGTGACGGACTCCGTCCACGACATCCTCTCGGAGGTCCGGGAGTCGGGCGACGACGCCATCCGGGAGTTCACGCGCCGCTGGGACGACGTCGAGCGCGACGACCTGCGCGTGGGTGACGAGGAGATACAGGCCGCCCACGACGACCTCTCGGCCGACGAGAAGGAGACCATCGACCACACCATCGCGAACGTGCACCGGTTCCACGAAGAGCAGCGCGAGCACCTCCAGTCCTTCGAGAAGGAGTTCCAGGAGGGCGTCCACCTCGGCCAGCGCATCGTCCCAATCGAGACGGCCGGCGTCTACATCCCCGGTGGTCGCCACCCGCTGGTCGCCGCGCCCGCGATGTCCATCGTTCCCGCGAAGGTCGCCGGCGTCGACCGCGTCGTCGCCTGTGCGCCGCCCCAGTCCGACGGCTCCATCCAGTCCGCGCAACTGTACGCGATGGACCAGGCGGGCGCCGACGACATCTTCGTCGCCGGCGGCGCACAGGCCATCGGGGCGATGGCCTACGGCACGGACACCATCCCCGCCGTCGACAAGGTAGCGGGCCCGGGCAACATCTTCACGACGGAGGCGAAACGGCAGGTGTACGGCCACGTCGGCATCGACTTCCTCGCCGGCCCGACTGAGGTGCTCATCATCGCCGACGAAACCGTCGATGCGGGGCTCGTCGCGACCGACCTGCTCGCGCAGGCCGAGCACGACCCGAACTCGCGGGCGGTACTCATCGACCTCGACGAGGACCACGCGAACGCCGTGGTCGACGAACTCCACGACCAGCTCCCCGGCATCCGTACCGAGGACGTGGCCCGCGAGTCCTGGGAAGAGAACGGCGAGGTCATCGTCGCCGACGACCGCGACGCCGCCGTCGAGGCCGCCAACGACTACGCGATGGAGCACCTCCAGTTGATGGTCGAGAACCCGCGCGAACTCGTCGACGACCTCCGGAACTACGGCTCGCTGTTCATCGGCGAGCACTCGCCCGTCGTCTTCGGCGACAAGGCCGTCGGCACCAACCACAGCCTGCCGACGCTCGAAGTGTCGAAGTACAGCGGCGGCATCTGGGTCGGGACGTACCTGAAGACGCTCACCCACCAGGAGGCGACCAGAGAGGGCGCTGGCGAGGTCGCGAAGTGGGCGGCCCGTATCTGTGAACTGGAGGGGACCCACGCCCACCAGCTCTCCGCGGAGGCCCGCCTCCTCGACGACGAATAG
- a CDS encoding FAD-dependent monooxygenase, which translates to MTDRVYDYAGPPRVCHEGHVYYETDVMRERYDLPDVDQREQTVADVEDRLDVVVSGGSMGGLFAATALRQAGHDVTVFEVTERGKMQERGAGIIAHPEMLTYLEEQGIADWDELATHTNRTHHLDGAGKPVDVEGHATYTTSWDTVYRKLRDDLPDGTYRMGKETTGVEQHDDGVTVSFADGDQVEADLLVVGEGYRSSTREQFAPDRTPEYSGYVAYRGTLPESAVLPEYPSLFSDVYNLYHAPRSQFLTYPVPGPNGEMERGERRINWVWYYPFEEGEALDDLLYDNRGVQRSHSLPPGLMREAVRDQQIEIAGEILPPQMEWLVRQTDEPFVQCIYDLAIPKMVYDDVCILGDAAFFIRPHMAAGTAHAAADALELAESIYTTDDLDTALAEWERDQVEMGYRLVEEASRRGDRYTGQF; encoded by the coding sequence ATGACCGACCGGGTGTACGACTACGCCGGGCCGCCACGGGTCTGCCACGAGGGCCACGTCTACTACGAGACGGACGTGATGCGGGAGCGGTACGACCTCCCGGACGTCGACCAGCGAGAGCAGACGGTGGCGGACGTCGAGGACCGACTGGACGTCGTCGTGTCGGGCGGGTCGATGGGCGGCCTGTTCGCGGCGACGGCGCTCCGGCAGGCGGGCCACGACGTGACCGTCTTCGAGGTGACCGAGCGGGGGAAGATGCAGGAGCGCGGCGCGGGCATCATCGCCCACCCGGAGATGCTCACGTACCTCGAGGAGCAGGGCATCGCCGACTGGGACGAGCTGGCGACCCACACCAACCGGACCCACCACCTCGACGGGGCCGGGAAGCCGGTGGACGTCGAGGGGCACGCGACGTACACGACGTCCTGGGACACCGTCTACCGGAAACTCCGGGACGACCTGCCCGACGGCACCTACCGGATGGGCAAGGAGACGACGGGCGTCGAGCAGCACGACGACGGCGTCACCGTCTCGTTCGCGGACGGCGACCAGGTTGAGGCCGACCTCCTCGTCGTCGGGGAGGGCTACCGGTCGTCGACCCGCGAGCAGTTCGCCCCCGACCGCACGCCGGAGTACTCGGGCTACGTCGCCTACCGCGGGACGCTTCCCGAGTCCGCGGTCCTCCCGGAGTACCCGTCGCTGTTCAGCGACGTATACAACCTCTACCACGCGCCGCGCTCGCAGTTCCTCACCTACCCCGTGCCGGGCCCGAACGGCGAGATGGAGCGCGGGGAGCGCCGCATCAACTGGGTCTGGTACTACCCCTTCGAGGAGGGCGAGGCTCTCGACGACCTGCTCTACGACAACCGCGGCGTCCAGCGCTCGCACTCACTGCCGCCGGGGCTGATGCGCGAGGCGGTCCGCGACCAGCAGATAGAGATCGCCGGGGAGATCCTCCCGCCGCAGATGGAGTGGCTCGTCCGGCAGACCGACGAACCGTTCGTCCAGTGCATCTACGACCTCGCCATCCCGAAGATGGTGTACGATGACGTCTGCATCCTCGGGGACGCCGCGTTCTTCATCCGGCCGCACATGGCCGCGGGCACCGCCCACGCCGCGGCGGACGCGCTCGAACTGGCCGAATCAATCTACACTACCGACGACCTCGACACTGCGCTCGCGGAGTGGGAGCGCGACCAGGTGGAGATGGGGTACCGACTCGTCGAGGAAGCGAGTCGGCGGGGCGACCGCTACACGGGACAGTTCTAG